Below is a genomic region from Astatotilapia calliptera chromosome 2, fAstCal1.2, whole genome shotgun sequence.
GTGTACTTGCGTTTTTTTAGTGCCTGTGAATAATCAGGAGCTAGAAACTGACAAAGTAGCATACTATGGCATACAAAGTAGAAGCAGGCACTCTTTAGAGTTCAAATGTACACTTTAAAGCCAAGTTTAagatttaagttgtttttttgtataaatGTTAAATGCAGCATGTTACAAAAGAGCTGCAGAGGTGGTGGCAGGCTGGTTTTCAAAGCAAGCCGTTTCCCAATTGCtaggctaagctaagctaaccacCAAGCTCCATACTGCGGGAGAGTCTCCTTCTCATGTCAGAGTGAAAGCAAGTACGCACATTTTCCAGAACGATATTACTGCTTGTTAAATGGTTGAATACTATGATGTTCAGAATTAATAcacaaagtaaatgtaaaataaattcttTCCCCTTATTTTTATGGAAATCATTTAGCCCATAATGGgactacactcacacacacctggtaattcattagtgcagctgGATGAGCATTTTATGTGGAGCAGATAGAGGAACAAATGGTACTGTGCATTGCTTCATGTAgtcattattgtcattattattccACATTCTGGCTGCCTGTAATTACCCACTTTCCTTCCTGGTACACCGCTTTCTCTTTCTGATCCCCCCTTGTTCCAAAAGTGCGGGCTGGAAGATAATGTAATCACAAAAAGAACGAAATTGCAACGCTTCTGAATCAGAGGCAGAAAGGAGTACTGTAGAAGGGCTTTGAAGTCAGACAGTTAATATTGATGAGGTGAGGCGTTTTAGATGATTAGCACCAGAGATTTCacttctgtcttttatttttgcatcatTAAGGTCAAACGCCTAAAATTTCAAACTTTGCTTACATTTTCCAGTTGCTTGATCAGCAGACATGGTACAGGGAGAAGGGCAGAAAGCTCCAAttaatattgtttgactgagtgaaaagaaaatgagtccaaatattttttctattccaaaagaaaaaaaaaaccttgtgtGGGAAAAACATACGTATGACTCACAATCTGGACGTGAATGTTTTCTATGCTGGGTAAACACATCAAATGTAGTGCATGTCTGCTAGACAAGCTCAGCTGGAGAACTATACTTTAGCAGTTCACTTCTGTTGACATGCAAAAGCTACATTAGAGGTTTTTTGCTGACACTCTTCACAAAGTCAGAATCAAAGCGATGTAAATATAAAGCGCTAGCAGCATGTCCTCGCCATTGTTTTAAAGTCCTTGTCAGGTTTGCTCCTTATGATGCCACAGCAAAGCTCTCTATGCATTGTACTTCTTTAGCAAGTCCCTTTGCCAGTGCCTCTTGCGATCTGGAAAAACTTTGGGCATGCGGATCTTTTTAAAGTCCTCGATGCATTTCTTCAGATCCTCCTCCAGCATTTTCctctcatcctcatcctcatccaGCCCAGGCGGGGGGCAGCCGTTCTCCCTGACGCTGGGACGTGGAAGCGTCTTTAGTTTGAGCGTGGTAGGACGCTGGGGGCTGTCAGCGGGAGGTGGCgatggaggagaaggaggactGGATGATGAAGAAGGTTTGGATGAAGGCAGAGGAAGGGGGAAGACCGGGGGTGATGGCAGTGGAAGGTCAGGGATGTCTGgcgcaggaggaggagggggaggtgtTAGGGGAGGAGGAAGCGGGTTTCGGAGGTCCAGTGTTGGGATGGTGCTGGTTTCAGGAAGGCTTTGGGTTCGGCCACTGCTGCTGGTTTCTGCTGTGGCTGACAGTGTAGGTGCGGCAGTGGGTTTAGAGGTCACTGCTTCAGTGGTAGTCGCTGCTGGGGGGTCAGAGGTCATTGCCTTGGAAATATCTGATGAACTCcctgcagaaaaaataaaaaatatatatatttatgagcTAAATTTATGCTGATTTCAAATCTTTTCGTGCTTatagtgaaataaaaatattgctACTGTGTCTATACAATAGGCTACATATGTTCAGTAAATACACAGACAAATCCAGCTGATTAGCTTAGCTTAAAATCAATAGGGAGGGCATTCCAGAATACTAGTTCTTGCCTGAAAGACAGGAGGGCATAACGACCGCCCACAGTCCTGTAGTCATGGTGAGTTTGCCAGGAAAGTAATGTACACTATATATAAGTACTGGATTTGACTTGAACACAGATTAACTAGGGAGCTTTAAAGGTGCCTGTAGGCGTAACAATCTTTGGACTCAGTCAggcttttctgttttcctctttctagTCTGTATGCTAAAATAAGCTAAGCTAATCACTCTCTGCATCCAGCAATGCATTCGATTTACAGGCTTCAGAGTTGTACTGCTTTTCTCATTTACCATTCACCGACAAGTGTTCCCATAAAAATGAAACGTATACGAATAACAAGCATTTACATTCAGATGTCTGCTCTGTTTGCATATAGGTCTCAGCCACCTGGGAAGCTTTCCACAAAAATTTGATTACATTTcacctgtctttctttctttcttttttttactcccTCTTCTTTATCAGAGTGTGTCAGTAGTGTGCGGCtggcacagaaacaaacacCTGAGTCTTCAGCGTTACAGTTTTTTGTCTCCAAGAGTACAAAAGTAAACACACGCTGGCACAAGAGCATGTAGGAGCATTATGGAGGCAGTAATTAGCAGAGAATGGAGCTCAGCGTGAGAGATGAGGAGAGTGGAGGGCGGTTTCActgcttttttcagttttaaattacCTTTGGTTGCATGACTGTTTATCTGTGAAGATAAATACTGGCGCTGAACGGATGGCGTGAAACCTCCTGACCAAAAGCttaagaagctttttttttcacagcgtGATGATTTTTCATCTCATCTCTGTGTGAGAACTGAGGATGCTGCTGCTATGGCACTTCTTGGAAAAACTAGAGTGTGTGTACATTGTGTACCTCACGGTCTTTGAAAACCAATGTACCATTTTCAAATGCAGCTTctatttctctccctctctttatttatttatttttaatgaaaccaCTGAGCAAGCAATCAGCCTCTTCCTGtccttttatttctgctgcatGCATGATGGCACACACGCTCTGATTTGCTTGTGAAATTGCAGAAAGCACCTGCATCTACCTTAAAGTGAATGCGCTTAAAAATGTGTCTTCACTTTTATACTAATCTCACATTTTGACCACAGGTAATGTTAAATCTCACTATATTGTATATTTGTTATGTATTCTCAAACTGTTTTGTCATGTGATCCACTTTGTTGAATATTATGTTCTTTCTTAGGCTGGACGTTAAACAGTATGAAGCATTTGAATGAGCAAAACATTTATCCCGTCATTCACATTACATGGGAGCAAGCTAAACACTGTGCTACAATACTACTCAGcaggaaatgtttttcttctgcagCAAGAGGTCTTTAAAATTTTTGAACAGGTATTAGGAGTTCAGAACACGATGATCcaggcaaacacaaacacaaatgtcgaTATAGGGTTCTGACATGCCGTAATGTGCACACAGCTCAAGAGTTTTCAACCAGATTGGATATGATACAACCACCAGTCACAAGAGGAAAAATGTCTTTTCCATGAAGGGTagctggaggttgctggctCTCACAGGGTGAAAATGGTCCCAAGGAGGATGTTGCACCAAAACCTTCCTTTTGGTTGCTTGGAAATGGAGACGATTCATTTGCAAGTCTCAAATTGGTTGCCTCAGCACTGCaaccattttattttgaaggaaaaaAGGCAAACGTGTCCTTTTCTGGTTTCTGCCTCACTTTGCACAGTTTAATTACCACTCGCAGAGTAGCTGGTGAGTGTTTGTAGGAAAGTTTGCATGGAAACTATGGTCAACCATAGCAATCATTAGTGATTAAAGCATCTACAAAGTAGTTTTTACCAACTGCTTAGAAATGCACATCTTTCTGTTTTGATGGTGGTTGCCAGGAGGTCAACTACCAGCCTCCATGTCTGTTTGACTGGGGTTTTAGTGACTCCCAtgaacctccagcaaccacttgccaacctGTCgaggaatacacattttcttcTCATAAACAGTGCTGGGTGGTCATGGACAGATGGTCTCTAGGGCTTTGTGATTAGGACCTTAGTCACTAAACCCACTTGTCACCTTGACTGCCTTCTTCATCTATTTGATGCTCTCTTTAGATGGATGAGATAATCTGTCAAAGCCAATTATCTGCCTCCATCTGACCCTATGTTtatcatcctcctctgtcatacCAATCCTCTGCATGTCCACCTTCACAACATCCATGAACTTCCACTgaggtctttttcttttcctcctccctggAAGCACCACCATCAACACTCAACAACTTTGTCCAATACATTCTCTATCActtctctgcacatgtccaaaccatctcagccttgcctctcaaactttgtctccaaactgcttcAAGcagtccctctgatgtactcattgcTAATTTAGTTCATCCTGATCACTCCCAATGAATATCTTAGCATCTTCAattctgccacctccagctccacctcctgttttttttgtctgtcccACCATCTCCAAAtcatacatcacagcaggtctcactaccaccTTGTAAACCTTCTCTTTCACTCTTGTTGCTATCCTTGTGTCACACATCACCCCAACACTAGTCTCAAAGAtgcccttcttcttctttttcttcttcttcacctctctagCACACTGTCTGTGGCTTTGGGTCATTGACCCAAGGCATTTAAATTCTTCCACCTTCACTAGCTCTGCTCCTTGCATACTCATATTTCCACgtgtctccctctcattcacacacgtgtattttctcttgctttcatcgactttcattcctcttctctcttgtGTGTACCTCGCTCCAGTGCATACCATAATTGTCACATGTCCAAAATGACATACAAGTTAACGTCACATGGTTAGCCATCACATGACTTCAagatctcagtgtgtgtgttgatgcaACATGGATcatattaaataagaaaaaaaagcatactTGGACTGTTACCTTGGGGGTCTGACTTTTGCTATTTCCCATTCAAGAAAAGTCTACCAGTAACTGATGCAGAAAAAATGCAAAGGGGTGAAAAAATCCATCAGAATGCAAGAAACGAAGTGTGTGGAGCTCAAAATTTCCTGGGGGAAGACCCTGAGATcccacaactaatgtgtctccTTCCATTTACCAATGAAACCTACTCCTGTGATCACTCACGTTTCCACTGGCTGTGAAGCATGCAGGTACAGTgcatgaaaatgcaaatgaacagTTAAGCACTCTCAAACATGTTCAGTGcaacaagcacacacatgctcacacacacacacacatatacacacacagacatgctcaCAGACATACCATGACACACAACGGCCTGCACTGTTTCCTTTAGCAGAGCTTATCATTACGCTAACCAGCCTTACATAACGGCAAAAGCTGCTTGTGTCAAACGGAGGCGGCACGGCATATTCTCCCAGCTCCTTGGCTTTCTGAATACCTGAATGCGAGTGTGTGACAGAAAGTGCTCAAGCTAGTGTGCAAGAGCAAGTCAGTGTCAGCTGTGTGTGCCTGGGCATGCATATAtaagcgtatgtgtgtgtgcatgtgtaggtGTGCTTGCGTATGGGCAGatgcgtttgtttgtttgtgtgtgttgttattcTGGGCATGAAAAGGAGGACGGCTaaagacggagggaaagaaaggaTGTAGGGGGAGGAGGGAACGGGGTAGAAAGATGTTCTCcgctgtgtgtgcttgtgcattTGGTGCATTCAGTGTCTTCATGATGAATACATGTGTTTGTGGGCTTCCTGAACGTGGGAGTATGGGGGCTTAGTAGTGTCAGAGGAGTAATCCACTGGGGGAAGGGCTCCGTGctttcctcctccaccactAAGCCTTATGGAGAAGAACAGCAAGAGAGTGCACTCAACCCTTTCCCCGGGCCACTTCTCCAGGGATATATGCAAAAGCTAGAGCTTTTTCGCACACATCACCCGCCCCACCTCCTTTTTTGCCTTTCCCATCTGTTCAGTGTGTCACATCCCTGCGTTGCCATCATTACTGCTATTAGCAACTCTAATGTGTCACTGTTGCCGAGGTTTATCACCTCTCTCTTATAAAACGTCTCCTCTGCTGTTTGTAATGCTGTCACCTGGATCTTTCATTTTGGTCAAATCAAAGCGCACCATTTATTCCCACACGGAGACTAAATAAAGCCATGAAACAGCTTGTAGGGCCTTAAATAAAGCTGGGTTGATATTAACAGTcaattgaaataaaaataaaggattTTCTTTGACTTGTGTAATTataaagaggttaaaaaagGCAATGATAAATGTCAAATGGCCACTTGAACAAATCATTCTCATAATAAAATGCCCAGCTTTTGAGcagaaataaatatgtttacatCGTGGTGCAAAAAATGCTTTTAGTCTGTATGGCTAATTTACCCACTTTATAACAACAGGAGAAGACGTGATTCTTTTTAATTAGTAGTAATTTTTAATATTAGTGGCCACTTTGAGTGACAGGTAGCTGATGATACAGGTGGCTGTGTTGCTAGCTAGCTTCACCGCTACTGTTTATGTTAATGCCTTTTGGCCTATTTTAATGCAATAATATCAGACAAATAGCATTGCTCACTGTGTGGTTAACAGTTCTAAGAAGTCCATGTTCCATCTTTGGTGAGGTAAATACTGGGATTTTTATCAGTATGTTAGTAAGAACTGATTAACTGGTATCGGTGCCATATAGGCTCTGTTGACATTTTGCTAACCAAACATGCTAATGTTAGCTGATAACGCTCTCCGATAGCTGATGATTGCTAATTCTTTCCTTGTTGAAATGTTCACTTTTTACTCCAAACACACCAAGGTCGCCATCAAACTAAAGTCAAGGCTTTAGTATGTTCACAGACTGCTGTGTGACTTCATGTTTGCGGCTGAAATCTGggatctggggaggccaataGTTCTGTGTGCAtagctcagccttttctccctgctttccttctttaagaatggcttcttgacagccaccctgccactgagaccatttctgatgaggctttgatgaACAGTTGATGGATCAACTGATGATCTCTCAGGTCccgtgtcaggtctttgctagaATTGTGCCCTGAAGCTGAAGCGCACAGATGTTGCCATAACAAAGCTGGGAAGTAATGGCTAGAGGGAATCATTAGCAAGCTAAACCTCAAATTTCCATGCTACTAAAAGTTCACTGAACTGAATAATTTTATAAGTTAAATATTCAAGGGACTGCTAATGCTGTACATAGACAGCATGATAGATGgactttgtttccatttctAAAAACTAAGCCAATGCTGGTGTGCctcaaatgtgttttctttttaatggccagGAGGGGGCTACTACTctttttatagaaaaaaaattgagatCATGCTGAATAAAGCGTTATGTctgttttacaaattaaaaaagatgTATATACACTCTATATAAGAGCTGATATCCCTGTGCTGATGTTGTTCCTGCATCATCATAATGTCTGTCCATGTCAATATAGTTGTGATGTCATAGCGTTGCGATGTTTATATGAAACTATCTTCTAGAAGATATAGTAAGCATTtcaagtgttttctttattaatttatacaATATGATAAATATTTTATCAAGTCTGGCCAAATTTAGGTTACTAATGTTGGTTTGCTAGTGATAATTTATAAAAGCATTAGCTAACTTCTTGGCTAACACTAACTGAATGCTCAAACAACGTCATTAGCAAGTTGCAATATTGAACCTGGAACATGTGCAGTTTCGTTGGTTTCACAGTGAGAAGTGTTTTACCCTCATCAAGTTTAGTTTCATAACAACAAAATGGTGATGGAGACAATGTTCAATATGAGGCTTTTTAACAGCAGGTGACATCATAGTGGCTGCAGCCATCTTTTACACCGTCTGTTAGTAGCCTACAAATGTTTATGATATGTTGGTTTgttgaaaaaaagaggaaaaactttCATATTGCACTGGCTTTAAAGTCCCTAAATGCTTTGTTGTGCTTGGATGTTTCGTCAAAATATATCTGCTACTCACACAAGGTCaattaataaaaatttaattgaaatccTAAAAACAGTAGATGAGTGTAGAACAAAGCTGCGTATCAGCAGCCACGACCGGGTCAATCAGCTTGCcggtactttttaaaattcactgcGACCGCTGACAGGTGTCGTGGCCTGAGGATGGAGAGACTGGCAAACAAGAGGACATCATCATCTCCATGGAAACGGCACAATGATGTGCAGGAGCCAGAGCTGCACAAATGCATAGTAATGTCTCTCAGACTGAGAGGAGCATTTTATCCTTTGTGGAGATGTACATATGGCTGTATCCTGCTGTTTCAAAGGAAACTGCACGCTACATAGTTTTGCCAATTGCAGCATGTTCCATATCTAATTACCTCGTATTCAGCTCAGATTTCCATCTCTGTTTTGTCAAACGATCTGCATGGTGCCTAATGACAGTGCGAGCGTCGCCTCCTACAGTCGCCTCTTTCATTGTCCTTTTTATCTCTGATTGACGACAAGCAAATACATACGGGGGTGTAATCAGACATAGTAATATTCTATTCTTCACATCAACTTTACATGCTGGGGCATAAACAGAGCTGCCTATGTCAAAATCACTGGAGTGCGCTCACAAGTCTCAGAGCAATTACAAATCTGTCAATCTGCATAATGTGGAGGAAATGCCTGATGTAAACAGCTGGAGACCAGAGAGTTGCTGCTATGTAAGAAAACTTAAAAAGGGGAGTAAAGGTCAGAGGAAAGAGAGGGTGAAATAGTGGGAAAAGTTTGGAACAAATTTACAAGCGCTAAATTTCTAACAGATACGGTGTTTCACTGCATTTAGAAAAGACCAGaacatttttcttatttctgcaTGCTTGCACGTATTCAGTCTGAGTGTCTGCTGATTCACCTGCCTCAAGTACCTCCTCTTTATCTTCGCTTTCCTTTCAAAACCCTGAGCTGCTACCTGGCTCCCACAGGGCATAACCAGCCTGCCTAAG
It encodes:
- the LOC113035302 gene encoding proline-rich receptor-like protein kinase PERK2 isoform X1 is translated as MTTGLWAVVMPSCLSGSSSDISKAMTSDPPAATTTEAVTSKPTAAPTLSATAETSSSGRTQSLPETSTIPTLDLRNPLPPPLTPPPPPPAPDIPDLPLPSPPVFPLPLPSSKPSSSSSPPSPPSPPPADSPQRPTTLKLKTLPRPSVRENGCPPPGLDEDEDERKMLEEDLKKCIEDFKKIRMPKVFPDRKRHWQRDLLKKYNA
- the LOC113035302 gene encoding proline-rich receptor-like protein kinase PERK2 isoform X2, with product MTSDPPAATTTEAVTSKPTAAPTLSATAETSSSGRTQSLPETSTIPTLDLRNPLPPPLTPPPPPPAPDIPDLPLPSPPVFPLPLPSSKPSSSSSPPSPPSPPPADSPQRPTTLKLKTLPRPSVRENGCPPPGLDEDEDERKMLEEDLKKCIEDFKKIRMPKVFPDRKRHWQRDLLKKYNA